A section of the Centroberyx gerrardi isolate f3 chromosome 8, fCenGer3.hap1.cur.20231027, whole genome shotgun sequence genome encodes:
- the agtpbp1 gene encoding cytosolic carboxypeptidase 1 isoform X2, which translates to MNKPKMTAEKGVPSNSRVLMLLGQLEKMSGEAMVTDAEMARQLTAKILHLIQTQEKTRKEVMSKGSSGMEVILASLENTRDLQTTLNILYILSELLTVGGGRRVGVFVSKGGTGILLQLLITASKESPPSEELMLQLHSLLAKVGPKDRKFGVKARLNGALNVTVNLLKQNLQNTKLLLPCLQVLRVYSTNSVNAISLGKNGVVELMFKIIGPYSKKNTSLLKVALDTLGALLKSKTNARRAVDRAHVPALLAVYQDWHRNDTRQRHMLIRKGLLACLRNITNIKLGRKAFIEADGMRVLYNTSTECLPVRTLDPLVNTSSLIMRKCFPKNRLPLPTIKSAFHYQLPHVPAGGPVAQMYNQPPGVDDVVDESDDNEETEADTENDTENEEDEKDHRTGNDDIETDLNKLRPKESHGRPFEELRVYERFFLELSEDFQGYNFDCPKSASTTSSSSFSSSSAATRSTRPIIVPTAQALPPKRVPVPTPEEECHLTKGQHTGPPPSVSPPSAPPPTLPAPLPPLELDTIHLTTDQDKKDDAHTPSPDRNTTSSSQNRPPSQEARLEQELVRVLERVTLEGEGPLSAGGGGRGVEGGGGSPVNATRHIQSPLLLGGIATRRVGGGGGGGSAGGSDCGSEGPEEEGGEGAVLEVPDTALLLPLHDPDLYVAKVKGTHSVPQYTEVAYPDYFGHVAPTFREHLLERVYGVQRSKIFQDIERLIHPNDILDKVVYDLDIPSCPVIDDDGESLKFNSQFESGNLRKAVQVRKYEYDLVLNSDINSNHYHQWFYFEVSGMRVGATYRFNIINCEKSNSQFNYGMQVLMYSVQEAISGRPRWVRTGADICYYKNHFSRSSIAAGGQKGKSYYTMSFSTNFSHKDDVCYFAYHYPYTYSTLKMHLSKLEALRTPQIYLRQDVLCETLGGNSCPLLTITAMPESTSNDHICQFRNRPLIFLSARVHPGETNASWVMKGTLEFLMGTSPLANSLREAYIFKIVPMLNPDGVINGNHRCSLSGEDLNRQWQSPNLELHPTIYHTKSLLQYLAHIQRAPLVFCDYHGHSRKKNVFMYGCSVKETVWQSNISATSCDLQEDLGYRTLPKILSQMAPAFSMASCSFVVERSKESTARVVVWREIGVQRSYTMESTLCGCDQGKYKGLQIGTRELEEMGAQFCVALLRLKRLTSPLGLRNHQHLLDVESDLMETRCKVASSPTTYVMDEDEPSFLEEVDYSAESNDDEADPDNDHGSEVHENPVHLEHLSDTETNHRD; encoded by the exons agaAGACCAGGAAGGAGGTCATGTCCAAAGGCTCCAGTGGCATGGAGGTCATCCTGGCTTCACTGGAG AACACTCGGGATCTCCAGACCACCCTGAACATCCTTTACATTCTCAGTGAGCTGCTGACTGTGG GTGGAGGTCGCAGGGTGGGAGTGTTTGTGTCTAAAGGAGGGACAGGCATATTACTCCAACTACTGATCACTGCCAGTAAAGAGTCGCCTCCCAGTGAGGAACTCATGCTGCAGCTTCACTCACTGCTGGCCAAGGTTGGACCAAAAG ACAGAAAGTTTGGAGTGAAGGCACGTTTGAACGGAGCTCTGAATGTCACAGTCAACTTGCTGAAGCAGAACCTACAGAATACCAAACTGCTTCTGCCCTGCCTGCAGGTTCTCAGGGTTTACTCCACCAATT CGGTGAATGCTATTTCCTTGGGTAAGAATGGAGTGGTGGAACTCATGTTCAAGATCATCGGGCCATACAGCAAGAAGAACACCAGCCTGCTCAA GGTAGCTCTGGACACACTGGGAGCTCTGCTCAAATCCA AAACCAATGCTCGTCGTGCGGTGGACCGTGCCCACGTTCCCGCCCTGCTGGCAGTATACCAGGACTGGCACCGCAATGACACACGGCAACGCCACATGCTGATCCGCAAAGGCCTGCTGGCCTGCCTGAGGAACATCACCAACATCAAACTGGGCAGGAAGGCTTTCATTGAGGCTGATGGCATGAGGGTTCTCTACAACACATCCACT GAGTGTCTCCCGGTGCGGACTCTGGACCCTCTGGTCAACACCTCCAGTCTCATCATGAGGAAGTGTTTTCCTAAGAACCGTCTGCCTCTGCCCACCATCAAATCAGCCTTCCACTACCAGCTCCCACATGTACCTGCTGGAGGGCCTGTGGCACAGATGTACAACCAGCCACCTGGgg tggATGATGTGGTGGATGAAAGTGATGATAacgaggagacagaggcagacacagaGAATGATACAGAGAacgaggaggatgagaaggatCATCGTACTGGG AATGATGACATAGAGACGGACCTGAACAAGCTGCGTCCCAAAGAGAGCCACGGCCGTCCGTTTGAGGAGCTGAGGGTCTATGAGAGGTTCTTCCTGGAGCTATCTGAAGACTTCCAG GGGTATAACTTTGACTGCCCAAAGAGTGCCTCCAccacatcttcatcatcattctCCTCATCATCGGCCGCCACTCGATCCACTCGACCAATCATAGTGCCCACAGCTCAAGCCCTGCCGCCTAAGCGCGTCCCCGTCCCGACGCCTGAGGAGGAATGCCACCTCACCAAAGGACAACACACCgggcctcctccctctgtttctcctccctctgccccccctcctactctccctgctcctctgccgCCGCTAGAACTGGACACCATCCACCTCACCACGGACCAAGACAAAAAAGACGACGCCCACACTCCGTCCCCGGATAGAAACACAACCTCTTCCTCCCAGAACAGGCCGCCTTCTCAAGAGGCGAGGCTAGAGCAGGAACTGGTGCGTGTGCTGGAGCGGGTCACTCTAGAAGGGGAGGGGCCACTGagcgcaggaggaggaggaagaggagtcgAAGGAGGAGGCGGATCTCCAGTCAACGCTACGAGACACATACAGTCTCCTCTGCTGTTGGGGGGCATCGCTACACGCCgtgtgggagggggaggaggaggcggcagCGCAGGGGGTTCAGATTGTGGTTCGGAgggtcctgaggaggagggaggagagggagctgtTCTGGAGGTCCCAGACACGGCCCTGCTCCTCCCGCTCCACGACCCGGACCTGTACGTGGCGAAGGTGAAGGGAACGCATTCGGTCCCCCAGTACACTGAAGTGGCTTACCCAGACTACTTTGGACACGTAGCCCCGACCTTTAGGGAACACCTCCTGGAGAGAGTTTACGGCGTACAGAG GTCCAAGATATTCCAGGATATTGAGAGGCTGATTCATCCCAATGACATTTTGGATAAAGTAGTTTATGACCTGGACATTCCCAG TTGTCCTGTGATTGACGATGATGGTGAGTCACTGAAGTTCAACTCGCAGTTTGAGTCTGGCAACCTCAGGAAGGCCGTTCAAGTTAGGAA GTATGAGTATGACCTTGTTCTGAACTCGGACATCAACAGTAACCACTACCACCAGTGGTTCTACTTTGAGGTGAGCGGCATGCGCGTTGGAGCCACCTACCGCTTCAACATCATCAACTGTGAGAAGTCCAACAGCCAGTTCAACTACG GCATGCAGGTGCTGATGTACTCTGTGCAGGAAGCGATCAGTGGCAGGCCTCGCTGGGTCAGAACAGGCGCAGACATCTGTTACTACAA GAACCATTTCTCTAGGAGTTCCATTGCGGCGGGTGGTCAGAAAGGGAAGTCCTATTACACGATGAGCTTCAGCACAAACTTCAGCCATAAGGATGATGTCTGCTACTTTGCCTATCACTACCCTTATACATACTCTACTCTTAAG ATGCACCTGTCCAAGCTGGAGGCTTTGAGGACCCCTCAGATCTACCTGAGGCAGGATGTCCTGTGTGAAACCCTGGGGGGAAACAGCTGCCCCCTCCTCACCATCACCGCCATGCCTGAGTCAACATCCAATGACCACATCTGTCAGTTTA GAAATCGTCCATTGATCTTCCTGTCTGCCAGAGTGCACCCTGGGGAGACCAATGCCAGCTGGGTGATGAAGGGCACGCTGGAGTTCCTGATGGGCACCAGCCCACTGGCAAACAGCCTGAGAGAGGCCTACATCTTCAAGATAGTCCCCATGCTCAACCCTGATGGAGTCATCAATGGAAA TCATCGTTGTTCTTTGAGTGGAGAGGATTTGAATCGCCAGTGGCAGAGCCCCAATCTGGAGCTCCACCCCACCATCTACCACACTAAGAGCCTGCTGCAGTACcttgcacacatacagagggCACCACTG GTGTTCTGCGACTACCACGGTCATTCCCGAAAGAAGAATGTGTTTATGTACGGCTGCAGTGTAAAGGAGACTGTCTGGCAGTCCAATATCAGTGCTACGTCCTGTGACCTGCAGGAGGACCTGGGATACAgg ACCCTTCCTAAGATCCTGTCCCAGATGGCCCCAGCCTTCAGCATGGCCAGCTGCAGTTTTGTTGTGGAGCGCTCCAAGGAGTCGACCGCTCGCGTCGTTGTGTGGAGGGAGATAGGAGTACAACGCAGCTACACCATGGAGAGCACGCTCTGTGGCTGTGACCAGGGCAAATATAag GGTCTTCAGATTGGCACCAGGGAACTGGAGGAGATGGGAGCCCAGTTCTGTGTGGCCCTGCTTAGGCTGAAGAGGCTGACCTCTCCCTTGGGGCTCCGCAACCACCAACACCTGTTGGATGTGGAGAGCGATCTCATGGAGACACGCTGTAAAGTGGCCAG
- the agtpbp1 gene encoding cytosolic carboxypeptidase 1 isoform X1: MNKPKMTAEKGVPSNSRVLMLLGQLEKMSGEAMVTDAEMARQLTAKILHLIQTQEKTRKEVMSKGSSGMEVILASLENTRDLQTTLNILYILSELLTVGGGRRVGVFVSKGGTGILLQLLITASKESPPSEELMLQLHSLLAKVGPKDRKFGVKARLNGALNVTVNLLKQNLQNTKLLLPCLQVLRVYSTNSVNAISLGKNGVVELMFKIIGPYSKKNTSLLKVALDTLGALLKSKTNARRAVDRAHVPALLAVYQDWHRNDTRQRHMLIRKGLLACLRNITNIKLGRKAFIEADGMRVLYNTSTECLPVRTLDPLVNTSSLIMRKCFPKNRLPLPTIKSAFHYQLPHVPAGGPVAQMYNQPPGVDDVVDESDDNEETEADTENDTENEEDEKDHRTGNDDIETDLNKLRPKESHGRPFEELRVYERFFLELSEDFQGYNFDCPKSASTTSSSSFSSSSAATRSTRPIIVPTAQALPPKRVPVPTPEEECHLTKGQHTGPPPSVSPPSAPPPTLPAPLPPLELDTIHLTTDQDKKDDAHTPSPDRNTTSSSQNRPPSQEARLEQELVRVLERVTLEGEGPLSAGGGGRGVEGGGGSPVNATRHIQSPLLLGGIATRRVGGGGGGGSAGGSDCGSEGPEEEGGEGAVLEVPDTALLLPLHDPDLYVAKVKGTHSVPQYTEVAYPDYFGHVAPTFREHLLERVYGVQRSKIFQDIERLIHPNDILDKVVYDLDIPSCPVIDDDGESLKFNSQFESGNLRKAVQVRKYEYDLVLNSDINSNHYHQWFYFEVSGMRVGATYRFNIINCEKSNSQFNYGMQVLMYSVQEAISGRPRWVRTGADICYYKNHFSRSSIAAGGQKGKSYYTMSFSTNFSHKDDVCYFAYHYPYTYSTLKMHLSKLEALRTPQIYLRQDVLCETLGGNSCPLLTITAMPESTSNDHICQFRNRPLIFLSARVHPGETNASWVMKGTLEFLMGTSPLANSLREAYIFKIVPMLNPDGVINGNHRCSLSGEDLNRQWQSPNLELHPTIYHTKSLLQYLAHIQRAPLVFCDYHGHSRKKNVFMYGCSVKETVWQSNISATSCDLQEDLGYRTLPKILSQMAPAFSMASCSFVVERSKESTARVVVWREIGVQRSYTMESTLCGCDQGKYKGLQIGTRELEEMGAQFCVALLRLKRLTSPLGLRNHQHLLDVESDLMETRCKVASSSPTTYVMDEDEPSFLEEVDYSAESNDDEADPDNDHGSEVHENPVHLEHLSDTETNHRD; encoded by the exons agaAGACCAGGAAGGAGGTCATGTCCAAAGGCTCCAGTGGCATGGAGGTCATCCTGGCTTCACTGGAG AACACTCGGGATCTCCAGACCACCCTGAACATCCTTTACATTCTCAGTGAGCTGCTGACTGTGG GTGGAGGTCGCAGGGTGGGAGTGTTTGTGTCTAAAGGAGGGACAGGCATATTACTCCAACTACTGATCACTGCCAGTAAAGAGTCGCCTCCCAGTGAGGAACTCATGCTGCAGCTTCACTCACTGCTGGCCAAGGTTGGACCAAAAG ACAGAAAGTTTGGAGTGAAGGCACGTTTGAACGGAGCTCTGAATGTCACAGTCAACTTGCTGAAGCAGAACCTACAGAATACCAAACTGCTTCTGCCCTGCCTGCAGGTTCTCAGGGTTTACTCCACCAATT CGGTGAATGCTATTTCCTTGGGTAAGAATGGAGTGGTGGAACTCATGTTCAAGATCATCGGGCCATACAGCAAGAAGAACACCAGCCTGCTCAA GGTAGCTCTGGACACACTGGGAGCTCTGCTCAAATCCA AAACCAATGCTCGTCGTGCGGTGGACCGTGCCCACGTTCCCGCCCTGCTGGCAGTATACCAGGACTGGCACCGCAATGACACACGGCAACGCCACATGCTGATCCGCAAAGGCCTGCTGGCCTGCCTGAGGAACATCACCAACATCAAACTGGGCAGGAAGGCTTTCATTGAGGCTGATGGCATGAGGGTTCTCTACAACACATCCACT GAGTGTCTCCCGGTGCGGACTCTGGACCCTCTGGTCAACACCTCCAGTCTCATCATGAGGAAGTGTTTTCCTAAGAACCGTCTGCCTCTGCCCACCATCAAATCAGCCTTCCACTACCAGCTCCCACATGTACCTGCTGGAGGGCCTGTGGCACAGATGTACAACCAGCCACCTGGgg tggATGATGTGGTGGATGAAAGTGATGATAacgaggagacagaggcagacacagaGAATGATACAGAGAacgaggaggatgagaaggatCATCGTACTGGG AATGATGACATAGAGACGGACCTGAACAAGCTGCGTCCCAAAGAGAGCCACGGCCGTCCGTTTGAGGAGCTGAGGGTCTATGAGAGGTTCTTCCTGGAGCTATCTGAAGACTTCCAG GGGTATAACTTTGACTGCCCAAAGAGTGCCTCCAccacatcttcatcatcattctCCTCATCATCGGCCGCCACTCGATCCACTCGACCAATCATAGTGCCCACAGCTCAAGCCCTGCCGCCTAAGCGCGTCCCCGTCCCGACGCCTGAGGAGGAATGCCACCTCACCAAAGGACAACACACCgggcctcctccctctgtttctcctccctctgccccccctcctactctccctgctcctctgccgCCGCTAGAACTGGACACCATCCACCTCACCACGGACCAAGACAAAAAAGACGACGCCCACACTCCGTCCCCGGATAGAAACACAACCTCTTCCTCCCAGAACAGGCCGCCTTCTCAAGAGGCGAGGCTAGAGCAGGAACTGGTGCGTGTGCTGGAGCGGGTCACTCTAGAAGGGGAGGGGCCACTGagcgcaggaggaggaggaagaggagtcgAAGGAGGAGGCGGATCTCCAGTCAACGCTACGAGACACATACAGTCTCCTCTGCTGTTGGGGGGCATCGCTACACGCCgtgtgggagggggaggaggaggcggcagCGCAGGGGGTTCAGATTGTGGTTCGGAgggtcctgaggaggagggaggagagggagctgtTCTGGAGGTCCCAGACACGGCCCTGCTCCTCCCGCTCCACGACCCGGACCTGTACGTGGCGAAGGTGAAGGGAACGCATTCGGTCCCCCAGTACACTGAAGTGGCTTACCCAGACTACTTTGGACACGTAGCCCCGACCTTTAGGGAACACCTCCTGGAGAGAGTTTACGGCGTACAGAG GTCCAAGATATTCCAGGATATTGAGAGGCTGATTCATCCCAATGACATTTTGGATAAAGTAGTTTATGACCTGGACATTCCCAG TTGTCCTGTGATTGACGATGATGGTGAGTCACTGAAGTTCAACTCGCAGTTTGAGTCTGGCAACCTCAGGAAGGCCGTTCAAGTTAGGAA GTATGAGTATGACCTTGTTCTGAACTCGGACATCAACAGTAACCACTACCACCAGTGGTTCTACTTTGAGGTGAGCGGCATGCGCGTTGGAGCCACCTACCGCTTCAACATCATCAACTGTGAGAAGTCCAACAGCCAGTTCAACTACG GCATGCAGGTGCTGATGTACTCTGTGCAGGAAGCGATCAGTGGCAGGCCTCGCTGGGTCAGAACAGGCGCAGACATCTGTTACTACAA GAACCATTTCTCTAGGAGTTCCATTGCGGCGGGTGGTCAGAAAGGGAAGTCCTATTACACGATGAGCTTCAGCACAAACTTCAGCCATAAGGATGATGTCTGCTACTTTGCCTATCACTACCCTTATACATACTCTACTCTTAAG ATGCACCTGTCCAAGCTGGAGGCTTTGAGGACCCCTCAGATCTACCTGAGGCAGGATGTCCTGTGTGAAACCCTGGGGGGAAACAGCTGCCCCCTCCTCACCATCACCGCCATGCCTGAGTCAACATCCAATGACCACATCTGTCAGTTTA GAAATCGTCCATTGATCTTCCTGTCTGCCAGAGTGCACCCTGGGGAGACCAATGCCAGCTGGGTGATGAAGGGCACGCTGGAGTTCCTGATGGGCACCAGCCCACTGGCAAACAGCCTGAGAGAGGCCTACATCTTCAAGATAGTCCCCATGCTCAACCCTGATGGAGTCATCAATGGAAA TCATCGTTGTTCTTTGAGTGGAGAGGATTTGAATCGCCAGTGGCAGAGCCCCAATCTGGAGCTCCACCCCACCATCTACCACACTAAGAGCCTGCTGCAGTACcttgcacacatacagagggCACCACTG GTGTTCTGCGACTACCACGGTCATTCCCGAAAGAAGAATGTGTTTATGTACGGCTGCAGTGTAAAGGAGACTGTCTGGCAGTCCAATATCAGTGCTACGTCCTGTGACCTGCAGGAGGACCTGGGATACAgg ACCCTTCCTAAGATCCTGTCCCAGATGGCCCCAGCCTTCAGCATGGCCAGCTGCAGTTTTGTTGTGGAGCGCTCCAAGGAGTCGACCGCTCGCGTCGTTGTGTGGAGGGAGATAGGAGTACAACGCAGCTACACCATGGAGAGCACGCTCTGTGGCTGTGACCAGGGCAAATATAag GGTCTTCAGATTGGCACCAGGGAACTGGAGGAGATGGGAGCCCAGTTCTGTGTGGCCCTGCTTAGGCTGAAGAGGCTGACCTCTCCCTTGGGGCTCCGCAACCACCAACACCTGTTGGATGTGGAGAGCGATCTCATGGAGACACGCTGTAAAGTGGCCAG